The Castor canadensis chromosome 13, mCasCan1.hap1v2, whole genome shotgun sequence genome has a window encoding:
- the LOC141415631 gene encoding olfactory receptor 13F1-like: MFQANWTSVTGFFFLGFSHYPNAEAIIFVLCLLMYLIALLGNIILISITIWDFHLHTPMYFFLSNLSFLDIFYTSSAFTPMLENFVSGENTISFSRCASQMYISLAMGSTECVLLSMMAYDRYVAICNPLRYPLIMNKKVCAQIAAGSWVTGCLTALVETVPVLQLPLCGNSIINHFACEILAVLKMACVDTSTVQLIMLVISVLLLPVPILLICISYAFILSNILRISSREGRSKAFSTCAAHLTVVVLFYGTALSMYLKPSAVNSQEIDKFMALVYAGLTPMLNPIIYSLRNKEVKAAVRKQLIRNFCNAVLISITK; this comes from the coding sequence ATGTTCCAGGCAAACTGGACATCTGTAACAGGTTTTTTCTTCTTGGGATTTTCCCACTATCCTAACGCTGAGGCCATCATATTTGTGCTATGTTTGCTGATGTACCTAATCGCCTTGCTGGGCAATATCATTCTGATCTCCATCACCATCTGGGATTTTCACctgcacacccccatgtacttcttcctcagcaACCTCTCCTTTCTGGATATTTTCTACACCTCTTCTGCTTTCACTCCAATGCTGGAAAACTTTGTTTCAGGGGAAAACACCATCTCATTCTCAAGATGTGCTTCTCAGATGTACATCTCTCTTGCCATGGGCTCCACTGAGTGTGTGCTCCTTTCCATGATGGCCTATGACCGGTATGTGGCCATCTGCAACCCCCTGAGATACCCTCTCATCATGAACAAGAAGGTCTGTGCCCAGATTGCCGCTGGCTCCTGGGTGACAGGATGCCTCACTGCCCTGGTGGAAACTGTGCCTGTGCTTCAGCTGCCCCTCTGTGGAAATAGCATCATCAATCATTTCGCTTGTGAAATCCTGGCTGTCTTGAAAATGGCTTGTGTAGACACCTCCACGGTGCAGTTAATAATGCTTGTGATCAGCGTACTTCTTCTTCCCGTGCCAATTCTACTCATTTGTATCTCCTATGCTTTTATCCTCTCCAACATCCTCAGAATCAGCTCAAGGGAGGGTAGAAGCAAAGCCTTTTCAACATGTGCAGCCCATCTGACTGTGGTGGTTCTGTTCTATGGAACAGCTCTCTCCATGTACCTGAAGCCCTCAGCTGTAAATTcacaagaaatagataaatttatgGCTTTAGTATATGCTGGATTAACCCCCATGTTGAATCCCATTATCTATAGTCTACGGAATAAAGAAGTAAAAGCAGCTGTGAGAAAACAGCTGATCAGAAATTTTTGTAATGCTGTCTTAATTTCTATCACCAAATAA